The sequence CACGATCAGGGTGATGGTCATGGCGTCGGCCTCGATCGCCCAGGTGGCGCGGGCATATTCGCGCATCGACAGCCCATCATGGGGGCAGATGCCGCGCCCGAATTGTTCGACATGGCGGATCTCGTGGGCGAGGATCACCACCTGCAGATCCGCGTTCAACGCAGCATCGACCATCACGGTGTTTGTGGATGGCTCGTAATATCCCATGGCCACGCCGATATCGGCGGCCAGGCAGATCGTCGGGCCCTCGGCCTGAAGCGCCCGTTGCAGCGAGGGATAGCCGGCGATGACGGGCAGGGCGCGCGACAGCAGCCTGTCGAGCGCGCTGCCGGACGGGGCGGAATAGGGCGGCGCGACGCAGTCCTGCGCGCTGGCGGGCAGGGGGGCGCAAAGCGCGAGGCACAGGCCGAGGATCAGGCGCAGCGACATGCGGGGAAGGCTCAGGTCACAGTGACACCGGCCGCGGCCATGCCGTCGCGCGCCGCCGCCAGTGACCCGTTCAGGTCGATGGCGCGGCAGAGGTCGCCCCGCACCTCGACCGCGAAGCCCAGTTTCGCGGCATCGACGGCCGAGAAGTTCACGCAGAAATCGGTGGCCAGGCCCACCATGGTCAGGTGGTCGATCCCGCGCGTGCGCAGGTAGCCCTCGAGCCCCGTGGGCGTGGTCTGGTCGTTCTCGAAAAAGGCGGAGTAGCTGTCGATCTTGCGCCGGAACCCCTTGCGGAGGATCAGGTCGGCGCGGGTTGTGTTCAGATCGTCATGGAACGCCGCGCCTTTCGTGCCCTGCACGCAATGGTCGGGCCACAGGACCTGTGGACCATAGGGCATTTCGGTCATGTCCATCGGCGCTGCGCCGGGGTGCTGGCTGGCGAAGCTGGAGTGATCTGCCGGGTGCCAATCCTGCGTCAGGATCACGGCGGGAAACTTCTCCATCAGGGAATTGATGCCGGGCACGATCTGATCGCCCCCCGGCACGGCCAGTGCGCCGCCGGGGCAGAAGTCGTTTTGCACGTCGATGACGATCAGGGCATGGGTGGCGTCGCGCATCTTGAGCCTCCTGTCAGGTTTGGCCAGCCTACGCCTTGAGCGCGGGCATGCAACGACGTATCTGGCGGGCATGATGATTGTCGCCGCCCTCTACCAGTTCACCCCCTTCCCTGACCCTGCCGTGCTGCGCGGGCCGTTGAGCGCCGTTTGCGAGGCGAATGGCGTGCGCGGTACGTTGTTGTTGGCGCGCGAGGGGATCAACGGGACCATAGCGGGGCCGCGCGCCGGGATCGACGCGGTGCTCGCGCATATCCGCGCGCTGCCCGGATGCGCCGAGCTGGAGTGGAAGGAATCGACCGCCGCCGAGATGCCCTTTGGCCGGATGAAGGTGCGGCTGAAGCGCGAGATCGTGACGATGGGCCAGCCCGATGTGGACCCGTTGGGCGCGGTCGGGGCCTATGTAGACCCGGCGGACTGGAACGACTTGATCTCTTCGCCCGATGTCGCCGTGATCGACACGCGCAACGATTACGAGGTCGCCATCGGCACGTTCGCGGGTGCGGTCGACCCCGCGACGGACAAATTCCGCGATTTCCCGGCCTGGTGGGCGGAAAACAAGCACCGTTTTCACAACAAGCGCATCGCGATGTTCTGCACCGGTGGCATCCGGTGCGAGAAATCGACGGCCTTCCTGAAACAGGAGGGGATAGATGAGGTCTACCACCTCAAGGGCGGGATCCTGAAATACCTCGAAGAGGTGCCGGAGGCAGAAAGCCTTTGGCGGGGCGGGTGTTTCGTTTTCGACGAGCGCGTGGCCGTGGGCCATGGCTTGGCGCAACTGCCCTACACGCTTTGTCGGGCCTGTCGGCGGCCCTTGGCCGAGGCCGATACGGCGCGGCCCGAGTATGAAGAGGGCGTGCAGTGCCACCAATGCGTGGACGCGTATTCCGAGGCCGACCGCGCCCGGTTCCGCGAGCGTCAGCGCCAGATGCAACTGGCCGAGGCGCGCGGCGCGGCGCATATCGGGGCGGATGCGCGGCCCGAGTGAACGCGCGCACAGGATGTGTGCGTTGCGGTCGCCCCGTGGCCGTCTAGCTCAGGCGCATGCGTGATCTGTCCCTCGATACCCGTTTAGGGCTGCCTGATGCCCTTCAGGTCCTGCTGCAGGAGGTCCCGCGCGAAGCGTGGGATGCGGACCCGAATTTCCACGGTCTGGTCAGTTTCTGGCTGGAGCGGCACATGATGTTCCGCCAGTTGATGGCGCATATGCGGGCCGAGACCGAGGGGTTTCTGACCGGCGCACGTGACCCGCAGGATTTCGCACGGGGCATCGGGCGCTATGGCGGCGTCTTCGTGCAGCAATTGCACGGGCATCACCATATCGAGGATCACCACTATTTCCCGGTTCTGCGCGAAAAGGATGCGCGGATCGAGGCGGGGTTCGACCTGCTGGACGCGGATCATCATGCGCTCGACGGGATCCTGAACCGGTTCGTCGAACAGGCGAACGGCGCGATCCGAGGCGTCGGCGGGGCCGATGCGCGCACACCGGCCGGGGCGCTGCACGCCGGGTTGATCGAGCTTGACCGGCTGATCGGGCGGCACCTTGAGGATGAGGAAGACCTGATCGTGCCCGTTATCCTTAAATACGGCGCGGCTGGATTGGGCTGATACGTCCCTCTACCTCGCGGATTTTTCAAGTTCATCCGCAACGAAGCCATCCGCGATGGAATGTTCGACGAACATGTCGAGGGCAGCAATGCGCGGGTCCTTGGGGCGGGGCAGGACCATGGCCTGATCGACCGACGTCAGTGTTCCGTCCATTACCTCGATCTCGTCGTCTTCGGAAAAGGCCCGGTGCAGCGACGCGCGGATGCCCGCGACCACGTCGCCCTGACCGGCGCGGAACGCCGCGAAGCTTTCGCCCGGCGTGGCGGCATGGTCGAGCGTGGCGTGCTGCAGGTTGGCCTTGAGCCAGAGGTCATAGGCCGAGCCGACGGAACTGAGGATCGTGACGCCGGGGCGATCAACCTCACCCGGCGTGGAAAACGGGCTGCCGCGACGGGTGGCGAAGGTGGCCTCGATCCGGTGATAGGGGCGCGTGAAGCTGACCTTGCGGGCGCGGATCGGGTCAATGGCCAGAAAGGCGACATCCCAGACATCCTTGTCGGCATCGGCAAAGACAGGACCCGCGCCGGAATAGAGCACCGGGATCATCCGGGCCTTCAGGTGATCGGCCAGACGGCGGGCAAGTGCCGGGCTGACCCCGCGCAGACCGCCGTCCACCTGCTGGACGAGGGCGCGGTTGCCGGTGTTGATCGCCACGCGCAGATCGCCGTGATCCTTCAGGCTTTCGAGGTCGATTTCCATATGTCCCCCTGCGTCGTGTTTCGCCCAGCCTAGCCTGTTGCGCCCGGAACGCGCAGAAAAAAGCCCCCCGGCGTGGCGCGAGGGGGCAGTCTGGTTGGTGACCACGCATGTGGGGTGCCGGGCGCCTGGCCGGGGAAACGGGACCAGGAAAAGGGCCAGACGCCCGGCATCGGCTGGACCTCAGTCCAGGCCGAACTGAAAGGTCAGACCGGTCTGACCATGGGCCCTTTGAACGACATTGGCCTGTGCGCCGTTGCCGAACTGAAAGATGCCGTGGGCCTGTCCATGGCCCTGCTGGCGCAGCGTGGCATTATGGCCGTTGCCGTCCTGATGGATGACCCCGACCGATCCGGCACCGGCGACCTGCGCGATGGCCGCGCCGTTCAACCGGCCGTTCTGGTGAACGAAGGCCCCGGATTCGACGCCTTGCACGATCTGGTAGAGCGTCAACCCGGCGCGGATGGCGTCGGCCTCCTGCTGGGTGTTGGCGTTCAGCGTGAAGCTGAGCGTGCCGTTGGCCGCAGCCGGCACCGCGGCAAGCGTGGTCGACGCAACGAGGGCAAGGGCGAGGGTGGCTTTCTTGAACATGGGTTTGGTCCTTTGGCAGAAGGGGGTGGTGGGGGGCGGCGGCACAGGGCGCGCGCGCCGCCGGGATCTCAAAGGTCGGTCGGGCAGTGGTAGGTGTCGCCGCCGACCTCGACGGTCAGATCGGCCTGCAGGCCACGGGTCGCGGTGCCGCCCATCTGCACCCGGCCCAGGCGCAGGGTTTCACCGGCCATGGCCGAGATCGGGCCGCCCTGAGTCATGTGGGTACCGGGGCCGGTGACGATCAGGCTGTAGCTGCCCGACAGGGCGCGGCGGGCTTCGACGACGCCCTCGATCACCAGGCTGGGGCCGGATTCGGTGACCGCCACGGAACAGGTGAGCGGGGCCGAGGGCGCGGCCTCGGGGCCAGAGCCGGCGATGGCCGTGCAGCCAAGGACGGCCGCGACCAATGCGGTGCCGAGGGCGATACGGGTCGTCGCGGTGCGGGGGAATGCGTTGAGGGTCATGGGCCGGTCCTTTCGATCGGGGTGGGAAGGTGGCGGGCGCGCGGCGGCGGGCCGCGCACCCGATGATCCGGTCAGTCCTGGATGATCAGCGCGACATTGCCCGAACCGTATTGCCGGGTTTCGGCGCTGTTGCCGTTGCCCACCTGGATCACGCCGACGGCGTTGTTGCGGCCGCCCACGGTGGTGTCGGCGCGATTGTTGCGCCCGAATTGCGCGATGCCGGTGGCGTTGCCCACCCCGCCCTGGGCGGTATAGGCCTCGTTCCCGTACCCCTGCTGGCCGATGGCGGTGGTGTTGAAGGCACCGTCGGTGAAGGTCATGGTCGTGTTGCCCCAGCCGTTCTGGATGACGCTGGTTCCGTTGCAGAACCCGTACTGCTCGATGGCGACGCCGTTGCCGCCGCCCCACTGTTCCAGGTAGGCGCTGTTGCAGTTCGCCATGGCGGGGGCCGAAAATGCGGCTGCCAGAACCAGCGAGGCGGTGGCGGTCTTGAGGATCGAGAAGGTCATGTCGGAAGGTCCTTTAATTGAAGGTTTGCTTCAGGTGGTTGCGGTGTCGTGTTCGGTTATCGGCCGGTTGGGGTGCGCCCCGTGAGCCGATGACCAAACATTTGCCCAAGCCCCCGATGTCAGGCAATTTCACCGCCGGGAAAGGCGATGACAGCGGCCGGTTATCCAATGACAGTCCAGAAATATATTTTAAAACAGATGTTTGATGCATCTCTGTTCGCCCGGCGTCCGATGCGATACCATTGGTGATATCCTTGTGTTTTTTGGGCGTGCCGCGGCGTTATCGCCTGACGGGCCGAATGGCCGGGCGCATTGGCGGCGGGTGCGGGGATTAAGCATGGCTTAAGGGCGTGTATCGGCGGGCACGGCGGCGCGCGCACGGGGTAAAATGGGGGGCGGCATGCGCTTTTCTGCGAATCTGGGGTTTCTGTGGGCCGAGTTGCCCCTGCCGGACGCGATCCGCCGGGCGGCGGCGGCGGGGTTCGACGCGGTCGAATGCCATTGGCCCCATAAGCAGGATGCCGGGGCGGTCCGCGCCGCGTTGGAAGAAACGGGCCTGCCGCTCTTGGGGCTGAATACCGCGCGCGGGGACGGCGACGGGTGTTTCGGGCTGTCGGCCCTATGCGACCGCGAGCCCGAAGCGCGCAGGGCCATCGAGGATGCGATGGCCTATGCCGTCGCCACCGGGGCCGAGGCGGTGCATGTGATGGCCGGCTTTGCCACGGGGCGCGAGGCCGATGGCATCTTTCGGTCGAACCTTCGCTTTGCCTGCGATCTGGCCGAACCCTATGGCATCACGGTGCTGATCGAACCGCTGAACGCCCATGATGCACCGGGGTATTTCCTGTGCGACACGGCGCAGGCGGCCGAGATCATTGCGGCCATGGATGCCCCAAACCTGAAGCTGATGTTCGACTGTTACCATGTGGGCCGGACCGAGGGCGATGTGACCCGGCGGTTGACGGCGCTGCTGCCGCTGATCGGGCATATCCAGATCGCCGCCGTGCCCGACCGTGGCCCGCCCGATCACGGCGCGGTGGATTATGCCGAGGTGTTCGCGATGCTGGCGCAGGCGGGGTGGACGCGCCCCATCGGGGCCGAGTATCGGCCTGCCGGTCCGGTCGAGGGCAGCTTGGGCTGGTTACAGGACGCAAAGCGATTGGCATAGGCCAACGCCCCGCGATTGCACGCGGGCGCGGTCGTGTATGCTGCGCGGCCGGGGCGGGCCAGGCACCCGGCCGCCCACGGGGCCGGGCGACCGGTTTGTCGGAGGACGGGGCGCGCCCTAGGGCAAGAACACGGCTTTGGCGTTGACGAATTCCTTCATGCCAAAGCCGCCATGTTCGCGCCCATACCCCGAGTCCTTGACCCCGCCGAACGGCATGTTCGGGTCGGCCGCCCCGAAAGAGTTGATGCGCACCATACCGGTGTCGAACTCGGTGCGGGCCAGCGCGATTGCGCGGTCTTCGTCCTGCGAGAAGATGCCGCCACCCAGGCCATAGCGGCTGCTGTTGGCCAGACGCATGGCGTCGGCATCATCTCGGGCGCGGATGATCGATGCGACGGGGCCAAAGATCTCGTCGTCATGGGCGGGCATGCCGGGGGCCAGATCGGCCAGAACGGTCGCGGGGTAATAGGCCCCGGTGCGATCGGGCGCGGTGCCGCCGCACAGGACGGTGGCCCCCTGTTCGACGCTGCGCGCGACCTGATCCTTGACGGTGTCCAACTGGTCGGCGCTGGACAGCGGCCCAAGCTGTGTCGCCTCGTCCGTGGGGTCGCCCATGACCACGTCCTTCATCGCATCGACATACGCCCCGACAAAGGCATCATAGACCGTGTCGGTGACGATGAAGCGCTTGGCCGACACGCAGGTTTCCCCGTTGTTGTAGAGCCGCCCGACGACCGAGTATTTGACCGCCGTTTCGATATCGGCATCCCCGAGCACGAGATAGGCGTCGTTCGACCCAAGCTCGAGCACCGACTTTTTCAGCGCTTTGGCGGCGGTGGCGCCGATATGGCGCCCAGCAGCGTCGCTGCCGGTCATGGTGACGCCCCGCACAAGGGAATGTTCGATCACCTTGTCGCTGGTGTCATGGTCGATCAGGATGACCTGAAACAGGTCTTCGGGCAGACCGGCCTCGATGCACAACTCGCGCAGACGCAGGCCGCTGCCGGTGCAGATACTGGCATGTTTCAGAACACAGCCATTGCCCGCCATCAGGTTGGCCGCCAGAACCCGCACCGGCTGGTACAACGGAAAGTTCCACGGCTGGATCGAGTAGATCACGCCGATGGGCTGATAGGTGACGATCCCGCGTTTGCCCTCGGGGCCGTGGGTGCGGTTTTCATCGGCCAGCGCATCGGGGCCGGTCTTGGCGGTGTAGTCGAAAATTGCGGCGCAGATCTCGACCTCGGTCAACCCGTCCTTCAATAGCTTGCCGGTTTCGCGGGTCATCAGGGCGGCAAGGTCTTGGGCATTGTCGCGCAGTTTCTTCGCGATCCGGGTCAGGTACGGGGCCCTGTCCGCATGCGACAGCCTGCGCCAATCCAGAAAGGCCTTGTGACAGGCCGCGACCCGGTCTGTCGCCTCCTCCTCGGTCATGAGGGTATAGGTCTGGATCTCCTCTTCGGTGGCGGGATTGATCGTCGTGATGGTTGGCATGTCGCTTCCTTTGGAATTTGGGAAGGAACACGCGGAACGCCGGAAGGTTCCTGTTTCGGGGGCGAAAGGCACCCCGTCAGGCCGCCGCGGGGGCTAACGGTCTGCTGCGCCGACCAAGGACAGGGCCAGATCGGCAAGCGCCGCCTCGAGTGTCGGCACCAGATCGGTGCCGTCATCGGCGATGCCGATATCGGTGTTGATCTGAAACGCGACGGTCACGCCGGGATCGGCATAATGGCGCAGGCTGGACACATAGCCGGGGATCCAGCCGCCATGGCCATAGACCGCGCCGCGCGGCGTGTCGGCATAGATCGCCACGCCCGCGCCATAGCGGATATCGGGGGCCTCGGGCGCAACGGGAATGCCGTCGAGCAACTGGTCGAGATAGGGGGTGTCGAGCGCGTTGCCGCCGAACAGCGCATGGCCCCAGGACGCCAGATCGCGCGAGGTCGAGACGAGGCCGCCGCCGGTCCATTCCATGCCGGGGTCCCAGAGCAGCGCGCCATCCGCGTCCATCGTGCGCGTGGGCAGGCCGAAGGGATTGCCCTCGGCCACATATCCCACGGCGAGATCCGGCAACCGGGGCCTGTCCGACGGGGTGGTCGCGGTCAGGCCCAGGG comes from Roseibacterium elongatum DSM 19469 and encodes:
- a CDS encoding hydroxypyruvate isomerase family protein; this translates as MRFSANLGFLWAELPLPDAIRRAAAAGFDAVECHWPHKQDAGAVRAALEETGLPLLGLNTARGDGDGCFGLSALCDREPEARRAIEDAMAYAVATGAEAVHVMAGFATGREADGIFRSNLRFACDLAEPYGITVLIEPLNAHDAPGYFLCDTAQAAEIIAAMDAPNLKLMFDCYHVGRTEGDVTRRLTALLPLIGHIQIAAVPDRGPPDHGAVDYAEVFAMLAQAGWTRPIGAEYRPAGPVEGSLGWLQDAKRLA
- the csgH gene encoding curli-like amyloid fiber formation chaperone CsgH yields the protein MTLNAFPRTATTRIALGTALVAAVLGCTAIAGSGPEAAPSAPLTCSVAVTESGPSLVIEGVVEARRALSGSYSLIVTGPGTHMTQGGPISAMAGETLRLGRVQMGGTATRGLQADLTVEVGGDTYHCPTDL
- a CDS encoding hemerythrin domain-containing protein, which produces MRDLSLDTRLGLPDALQVLLQEVPREAWDADPNFHGLVSFWLERHMMFRQLMAHMRAETEGFLTGARDPQDFARGIGRYGGVFVQQLHGHHHIEDHHYFPVLREKDARIEAGFDLLDADHHALDGILNRFVEQANGAIRGVGGADARTPAGALHAGLIELDRLIGRHLEDEEDLIVPVILKYGAAGLG
- the trhO gene encoding oxygen-dependent tRNA uridine(34) hydroxylase TrhO; protein product: MMIVAALYQFTPFPDPAVLRGPLSAVCEANGVRGTLLLAREGINGTIAGPRAGIDAVLAHIRALPGCAELEWKESTAAEMPFGRMKVRLKREIVTMGQPDVDPLGAVGAYVDPADWNDLISSPDVAVIDTRNDYEVAIGTFAGAVDPATDKFRDFPAWWAENKHRFHNKRIAMFCTGGIRCEKSTAFLKQEGIDEVYHLKGGILKYLEEVPEAESLWRGGCFVFDERVAVGHGLAQLPYTLCRACRRPLAEADTARPEYEEGVQCHQCVDAYSEADRARFRERQRQMQLAEARGAAHIGADARPE
- a CDS encoding transporter substrate-binding domain-containing protein, with translation MEIDLESLKDHGDLRVAINTGNRALVQQVDGGLRGVSPALARRLADHLKARMIPVLYSGAGPVFADADKDVWDVAFLAIDPIRARKVSFTRPYHRIEATFATRRGSPFSTPGEVDRPGVTILSSVGSAYDLWLKANLQHATLDHAATPGESFAAFRAGQGDVVAGIRASLHRAFSEDDEIEVMDGTLTSVDQAMVLPRPKDPRIAALDMFVEHSIADGFVADELEKSAR
- a CDS encoding NAD-dependent succinate-semialdehyde dehydrogenase, giving the protein MPTITTINPATEEEIQTYTLMTEEEATDRVAACHKAFLDWRRLSHADRAPYLTRIAKKLRDNAQDLAALMTRETGKLLKDGLTEVEICAAIFDYTAKTGPDALADENRTHGPEGKRGIVTYQPIGVIYSIQPWNFPLYQPVRVLAANLMAGNGCVLKHASICTGSGLRLRELCIEAGLPEDLFQVILIDHDTSDKVIEHSLVRGVTMTGSDAAGRHIGATAAKALKKSVLELGSNDAYLVLGDADIETAVKYSVVGRLYNNGETCVSAKRFIVTDTVYDAFVGAYVDAMKDVVMGDPTDEATQLGPLSSADQLDTVKDQVARSVEQGATVLCGGTAPDRTGAYYPATVLADLAPGMPAHDDEIFGPVASIIRARDDADAMRLANSSRYGLGGGIFSQDEDRAIALARTEFDTGMVRINSFGAADPNMPFGGVKDSGYGREHGGFGMKEFVNAKAVFLP
- a CDS encoding DUF6782 family putative metallopeptidase, producing MSLRLILGLCLALCAPLPASAQDCVAPPYSAPSGSALDRLLSRALPVIAGYPSLQRALQAEGPTICLAADIGVAMGYYEPSTNTVMVDAALNADLQVVILAHEIRHVEQFGRGICPHDGLSMREYARATWAIEADAMTITLIVAWALREGGAPGPWQALADLPRYADMTSAFAAGMADHGDLFTASEAAFTLWYENESRRQDYYIASCSAYLDRLDATHALPRYETLRDDFFDQLCVLPDGTPFSCDEPALP
- the pncA gene encoding bifunctional nicotinamidase/pyrazinamidase, giving the protein MRDATHALIVIDVQNDFCPGGALAVPGGDQIVPGINSLMEKFPAVILTQDWHPADHSSFASQHPGAAPMDMTEMPYGPQVLWPDHCVQGTKGAAFHDDLNTTRADLILRKGFRRKIDSYSAFFENDQTTPTGLEGYLRTRGIDHLTMVGLATDFCVNFSAVDAAKLGFAVEVRGDLCRAIDLNGSLAAARDGMAAAGVTVT